CGGGCACAACGCTTTCGCAATTTGCCGAACGCACGATCTGTGGCTCGACGAACGGCTTTTCGCAAACGCTGAGTCTGCGAAAACTGGTCTTCGGTTGATCCTTCCAGATCATCATCCGAATGGTTGAACTGTATCCACGCCTCCTGAAACAGGTCTTCCGCATCGTGAGACGTGGTGAGGTGCCTGTTTCGAAAGTACTGATATCGGGCAAGATTCCGCATCACGGAATCTTCAGAATTCAGAGTCATCATGTTGGCTCCACAAGGTATCTGAGAAAACTTCCCCTTTAAAAAGTGGAAGCCGCAGATGGTCCTCGTGGAGTAATGCTGTACCGCAACTGTTGCCGTTGCTTGATACGTGCCGTGAGTTGAGTGAATTCTGAAGCCGATTGTGAATCACTCACCGGCGGGCCGCGCGGATTGCAGTCAAACTTGAGTTGTTGCCAGATTCCGGCGATCTCCGGTGGTTCCGGAGGATTGTCGGATAACAGCAGGATCGCCAGCCCATCACTGGTCAGGATTTCCAGACGAGAAAACGCGTGCTGTTCTCGCTGCCCGCTGCGTTCTAATGCCTCCGTTGCCGTGTTATCGACGCAGACATTCGGCGATTCTTCGGCACTGCCCTGCTCCACGGCTTCCCGACGCGAATCTTTCAGAAGCTGAGCCTGCAGCCAGGTCGAAACGTCACCGACTTCCGTCGTGAACGGGCCGACGGCGTCCAGCTGCACAAGCACATCAATCAGATCGCCGATGTTCTGTGGAGCGGAAGGTGCGTGACTTCCTGTAAGCGTTGCTGCCGTAACCGTGTTGCCCGAAGTGTCCGCTCGTAACGTCAGCAACGCATCGTCAGAAACTTGTCGGCCCTTTGCTGAGCGCTGAACGTGGCGGAACCGAGAATTGGGCAGTTGTAGTTTTGCGCCAGAACGAACGGTGGACGACGCACCGACGTTTAGAACCGTGTTCGCCCGTTCAGGATCTGCCAGCGATGGCATCGAATCGGTAAGCGAATGAAACACGTCCGGTGCAGAGGCCGTCGCAGCCGATGTGTAAATTGTTGAGGACGTTGCAAGGACTTCGACGTTGCGTTGTGCAATCGGCGGCGTTTGCTCAGCCGTTGGTGTGACGACAACAGATGCGAACTTCAGCGTCGAACGAATTTCCGGCAACACGCGAAGTGTTTGCTCCGTCGCCGGTGCAGGAAGAAGTTTTTCGACGGTAAGGGCCGTATTAAGTTGAGGCCGCGCGATGACAGCCACACTGTCAGAGAAGTGATCACGCAGCGGCGCTGATACGACGAGACCATTCCTCGTCGAATCTTCCAGCAGTTGCGGACGATTGAACGAAACTCGATCGTCTGCTGAGCCTGAGAAGTCGTAGTGAAACGTGAATTCGTCGACAATACTTCCGTCGAGCTTGTCCATGTCCGCCGACACGTTCCCGGGCGGTGCGCTAGCGACAGGCAGTGCAACGCTATCTTCACGACCGACGCTTGTCACTTTCGTCGTGACGCTGAACATTTGGACTAGTTGTTCAGATTCCGCGGCAGCATTGTCTGCAACCAGCGTTAAAGCCTGGGCGTCCGCGACGTTGGCCGACAACAGTAATCGAACCTCCAACGCCGAATCCAGGGTCGCGATACAGGCCCCTGCAGCGTTAGCGGTGAGGCCAGTCGCGCTGCGACGCAACCTGCGCGGGCGGCGTTGGGCGAGGCATCGGTGAAGTAATCGCATGATCTTCACTTCTGCCTACCTCACAATCAATCTCAGAGACCAGGACCGTCGGCGCGCAATCCGCCCGCCCTCATTAGGGACGGCCAACCGCGAAAATTCCACAGAATCTTATCATTTTGCAGGTAGCGGCAAGGAATAATTGGCAGCTTCATCCAACTCAGGCATTTTACCGAGGAAAAGTTCATTCGCCGCTGCGAAACACACTGTTCTTGGGGCGAACAAATCGGGATGGGCGCAGAAAAGTCGTGCGAGAACGATCGCACTTACCGATTGCGACTACTGCTGAGTCGCTCGGTCTTCCTGACCTTCGAAACGCAGCCGAGGATCCTTGTTTTCTGCTGGGATTAGCCGAATCGCTCGGCAGTCCATGACGGCTCCCCCGGCTTTTTTGACGGCAACCAGCTTCAGCGTGATGTCATCTCCAGCGGGCACGCGAAGTTGTCCCATCGAACGCCACAGAAAGTTCTGGAAGTGGCCCGTGTCTTTGACCTGAAGTGACACTTTCTGATCGCCCACCCGAATTTCGATGTCACTGCCGCCGTGCCCCTTGCCGCAGCCCTGAAAGATTTCAACGTCGTAGGTTGCAGCCTTGTCCGTTTTAAGGCGCCATTCGGCGAAGTCGCTGGCGACCGTCCAGTAGCCGACGGTGTTCTTGTGCGGTTGCGGCTCAAAACGCAGCTTCTCACCGTGAGTCTTCGCGAATTTGGCTGGCAGAGTGATCACTCCATCTTTGTCGGCCCCGGCAATCACCTTGCCGCTGAACGCCAGCGGAACCGAGTCGGTCACGAGTTCCAGAAGCAATGGCTTCGCCGCAGGGACGTTCTTCAGGTGCACCGTCCATTCGTCGATCTCCGAATGCAGCTTCATTGATTCGCTACTGTCATCGCCGAGCCAGCGAGCTTCAGTAATGACGTTCGCCATGCGAGGCAAATTCAGCTTGCCGTCCTTCGGAATCTCTTTCAGTTCGACAATGACCGACTTCGGTGTGCTGTATGCGATGCCGGTTTCGAGCTTCAATTCGGGGAATGGTTTTGCGTCGGCTGGTAGCTGGGCCGATGCCGAGCCAGCTGTAAATGCGATCAACAGAAGAGGTCTCAGTCCGCAGCATATGCGTGCTGGTACGAAGGCAAAGCTTGCGGTCATGTTGGCATTTCTATTCTGGTTTGCGAGAACGCAGATGCTCAGGCGGAGTGAACCGTCTCTTCGGCGATCAGCGTGGCCCCGCAGCATTGATTTGATCTGCGTTGCGGTCTTGGCCTGGCGTGATCGCGCCGGTTTCGTCTCGTTCGTCTTTCGGCAGTGGTTTGCCGGTGACACGGTGGAAGGTGTCGGGGCTGATTTTTTCCGGAACGCTGTCGCCCGTTTCGTCCATCCATTGTTCCAACACGGCCGCCAGCTCTGATTGCTGCTTTTGATGAGCCGGGTTGCCCGCGAGATTATTCAACTGATGAGGATCTGCGACGACGTTGTAGAGTTCCACCTCCGGGCGCGGCGCCAGAAAGACGTCCTGTTGAGCGGCCGACAACTGCCCGGCCTCTTTCAACGCCAGCAACTTTTCATGGGATGGGGAACGCACGGAATCGGCAGGCCCCTGCAGCGGTAGTTGCGTGCGGAAGTTTTTGAGCAACATGTAATCGCCGTGCCGTACACTGCGACCATGAGCTTCGTAGTCGTGCCAATTGTGTTCGGAAAACGCATACTGCCGAATGCCTGCCGATGAATCGTCAAACAGCGGTTGCATCGAAACTCCCTGCATGGTTTCAGGAACGTCGCAACCAGCCACTTTCAGGATGGTGGGGGCCAGATCAATGACACTCACCAGGCTGACGCTGGGACCGGTGTGCTGAATCCCTGCTGGCCAGTGAGCGACCAGCGCAGTCTTCATGCCGGAATCATGCAATCGCGTTTTGGCTCGCGGAAACGGACGACCGTTATCGGCCATGACGAAAATCAGTGTGTTGTCCAATACGCGTTGCTGTTTGAGTTCTGCGACCACTTGCCCAATGTAATAGTCAAACCGAGTGACTTCGTTGTAGTAGGAGGCTAGATCGTCGCGGGTGGCAGCGTCGTCCGAAAGAAACGGCGGTACGATCACATCCTGCGGCTTGTGCATCGGTCCGTAGCGGTCAGTGTCCCATTGTTTGTCACTATCCCAGCCGCGGTGAGCATCGTAGGCGGCGAACCAGAAGAAGAACGGCTTATCTTTGGGCCGCTCTTCCGTCACTTTTACCCAGTTCGCATGGCCGCCGGAGTTGTTCTTGTTTTTTCCACCGTCCACATGGTCAAACGGCACCGGACGCTTTGTTGTCGACTTCATGTGATGCTTGCCGGACAAGGCAGTGTAGTAGCCAGCGTCACGCAGTGTTTCTGGAAACCAAGGCAGGTGTCCGGAGATCGGCTTGTGCAGTTCGGCCGCTTTGCCGTTGTTGTGAGGGTAACGCCCGGTGATGATGCTGGACCGGCTCGGACTGCAACTACTGGCCGTCAAATACGCTCGATCAAATCGAATGCCGTTAGCCGCAAGGGCATCGATGTTCGGCGTGCGAGCGGCCGTGTTGCCGTAGCAGCCGTAGTCATTCCAGCTGACGTCATCGGCCATGAACAAAACGACGTTTGGGCGTTCGGCGGCGGAGGCAGCAACCGTTACCGTGGCAAGCAGAATCAAGCAGGCAGATTTCAACATGGGTGTGAGCCCTTCGAGTGTTTCCCGCGAATTAAATCGGAGTGAAGTCTACCACCACACATGTCATCGCACGAGTGTCGAACGCGTTCGGCCCGGTGTCGCCGAGAAGGATTTCAGCGGTTTGGCCTGGGCTGTCGAGCGGTACGGACGAAAATGTGAAATACGACGAGTCTGTTCGGCATTGCCGACTGGAAATGGCTGCGGAGTGGAATCGGCGGTGTGACCGTGGAATAATACCGACCGACATTTTGTGTCGCATGCTTCGAACTGAATAGCTCGGCCGTATTACAAAGCCGGTTTTCTGTAAACGCTAACCAACGCCCCGCCATCCCTTCCACCAAGGCCAATCGATGAACAAGACCTTTCTGATAGTGCTCACCGCCCTGCTGCCGCTCACATTTGCCAATGCTGGCGAATGGGCTCGTTTTCGTGGCCCCAACGGTACAGGAGTTGGAAGCGGCGACATTCCTGTTGAGTTTTCTGAAGCCGACTTCGACTTCAATGTGAAACTACCGGGCGGCACGGGATGCTCGTCGCCAGTTGTCTGGGGCGACAAGGTATTTGTACTCAGCGCCAACGCGGACGACGCAACTCGCTACGTCTGCTGCTTCCATGCGCTTACCGGCGAAAAACAGTGGCAAAAGGAATACGAGTCGAAACCGCATCACCTGCACACTCGCAGCAGCTATGCATCGTCAACTCCCGCCGTCGATGA
This DNA window, taken from Fuerstiella marisgermanici, encodes the following:
- a CDS encoding sulfatase family protein, whose translation is MLKSACLILLATVTVAASAAERPNVVLFMADDVSWNDYGCYGNTAARTPNIDALAANGIRFDRAYLTASSCSPSRSSIITGRYPHNNGKAAELHKPISGHLPWFPETLRDAGYYTALSGKHHMKSTTKRPVPFDHVDGGKNKNNSGGHANWVKVTEERPKDKPFFFWFAAYDAHRGWDSDKQWDTDRYGPMHKPQDVIVPPFLSDDAATRDDLASYYNEVTRFDYYIGQVVAELKQQRVLDNTLIFVMADNGRPFPRAKTRLHDSGMKTALVAHWPAGIQHTGPSVSLVSVIDLAPTILKVAGCDVPETMQGVSMQPLFDDSSAGIRQYAFSEHNWHDYEAHGRSVRHGDYMLLKNFRTQLPLQGPADSVRSPSHEKLLALKEAGQLSAAQQDVFLAPRPEVELYNVVADPHQLNNLAGNPAHQKQQSELAAVLEQWMDETGDSVPEKISPDTFHRVTGKPLPKDERDETGAITPGQDRNADQINAAGPR
- a CDS encoding sigma-70 family RNA polymerase sigma factor encodes the protein MMTLNSEDSVMRNLARYQYFRNRHLTTSHDAEDLFQEAWIQFNHSDDDLEGSTEDQFSQTQRLRKAVRRATDRAFGKLRKRCARGAPAETTMEFEPADCDPDPDLVIDLRNQIESLPLEERLVIELMRRGYNGTEIAELLEVSTQAVTRRKQKAIEKLRQKLDAVI